A region of Chloracidobacterium sp. DNA encodes the following proteins:
- a CDS encoding tetratricopeptide repeat protein, whose protein sequence is MRPSQQRRSALRWKWGSQLLHLWLCCGLACLAWAQEAKRSFADDEEAQTRFQRGVSLYQQTQYAAALEALEPVAVQYPDQAAAYRLIGLCRLQLKDYVGAAAALRKAVELIRAQENREDVAARLALGKALFLAGDFQGAAAELAFAAARPDAEAATWTLLGYAHYRLGDEAAARQALLQAVARDDRQMEAWRLLAELDVASATATPGDAAAVKRALAGIEKVQRLAPTVAAGLRGRLLVAQRQFAKAIPELDRALAQQPDEPALVFALGLALSREQQLDRATTVLAKATALLPNEAGVWRELGYVHERAGRRHDAVAAYEKAAALSGLDDFLRRALERLKAPSDGLKDKP, encoded by the coding sequence ATGCGACCAAGTCAGCAAAGGCGCAGTGCATTGCGCTGGAAGTGGGGCAGTCAACTGTTGCACCTCTGGCTGTGTTGCGGTTTAGCCTGCCTCGCTTGGGCGCAGGAGGCAAAACGCTCATTCGCCGACGATGAAGAGGCCCAAACGCGCTTCCAGCGGGGCGTGTCGCTCTATCAGCAGACGCAGTACGCCGCCGCTTTGGAAGCTTTGGAGCCGGTCGCCGTTCAGTATCCCGACCAAGCCGCCGCCTACCGCCTGATCGGTCTCTGCCGCCTACAATTGAAAGACTACGTGGGGGCGGCGGCGGCCTTGCGTAAGGCCGTTGAACTGATACGCGCGCAAGAAAATCGTGAAGACGTTGCTGCGCGGCTCGCTTTGGGCAAGGCGCTGTTTTTAGCCGGGGACTTCCAGGGTGCAGCCGCTGAATTGGCGTTCGCCGCCGCGCGCCCCGACGCTGAAGCCGCCACTTGGACGTTGCTTGGCTACGCCCACTATCGGTTGGGTGATGAAGCCGCTGCGCGACAGGCGCTTCTACAAGCGGTCGCACGGGACGACCGTCAAATGGAAGCTTGGCGGTTGCTGGCCGAATTGGATGTGGCGAGCGCGACGGCGACACCCGGCGACGCGGCGGCCGTCAAGCGCGCTCTAGCTGGGATTGAAAAGGTGCAGCGATTAGCGCCAACGGTTGCTGCTGGACTGCGCGGGCGTCTCTTGGTCGCGCAACGGCAGTTCGCTAAGGCGATCCCTGAACTCGACCGCGCCTTGGCGCAGCAACCGGATGAGCCGGCGCTTGTTTTCGCGCTGGGTTTGGCGCTGTCGCGCGAACAACAACTCGACCGTGCGACAACAGTGCTGGCTAAAGCGACGGCGTTGCTCCCCAACGAGGCTGGCGTCTGGCGGGAATTGGGCTACGTTCACGAACGCGCCGGCCGGCGTCACGACGCCGTCGCTGCTTATGAAAAGGCGGCCGCATTGAGCGGGCTGGACGACTTCCTCAGGCGTGCGCTTGAAAGGCTCAAAGCGCCGAGCGACGGTTTGAAGGATAAGCCGTGA
- a CDS encoding S8 family serine peptidase, translating to MPLNSPALPSAHRRGRTPWLAGLIALTALAGLTALPLARVSSAPPVETGKERRFRPSVPYDFAADSRGCKLITRTTGARREVERLGATLVADYGDFQVYNTSRSDVTPFGKLDGVEMAHEFNIVHLNVPINTTSRGAQELSRQRLRGGGKHLHVVQFAGPTRREWFTELLRTGVEVVNYLPHNAYLVYGDAASIERVARLGEGQRTTADTLAGSGGFKQWDGPYLGAFKLDPATADAPARGTARYAVQLVADPSQNDATIRLAESFAGSKAVQLYRIANFVNFIVELPTDALTTLAAQEDVISIMPYAEPTLLDERQNQILINSLTSGIPNLSTPYATFLTAAGFPALNSTFTSTFVVDVSDEMVDIGNTVTGSITAPPGGPPNHTNSGLNTSHFALYRAGDITAPSRLVYAKWESTTFPTPAAVDVRGCRIGHGTLCAHIIGGNVPASLPRALPHAESAAPNFYYGLGVAPFVRIGSSAIFGNAGVTGGFTSPNYNDMLARSYQYGARISSNSWGAAVSGAYTTDSQAYDFLVRDAQRPASVFPTPGNQEMVIVFAAGNSGPGLGTVGSPGTGKNVITVGGSQNTRTTGENAENLAGFSSRGPCADGRRKPEIVAPATAVSGGVLQIGTPDPTGSGNADPCVTSALLPGTTGYYRSSSGTSFSCPAVAGGAALVRQYFLNNPGPPFNGTAPSPAMTKAYLMNSAQYMTGTGAGDTLWSNNQGMGRMALDRAFDTAPRILRDQVAADKFTASGQVRVQTVAFPASGPLRITLAWTDVPGATTGSGPRLVNDLDLQAVAGADVYRGNNFSGANSVTGGSFDRLNNAESIFIPAGTYAPGTPVTIQVRAFNIAGDGVPGDADPLDQDYALVIYNATATAGVPVLINGGATILAESCTPANGVLVPGETATVRFVVENAGGGASGPLTATLTSSGASGITPASQSVPSIAPGGTGTADFSFTVTASCGSVLTLNLTLTDGVNTYGPIPYTFQIGVFAPPTFSNPAAITIPTSGTATPYPSNITVSGLTGSITKVTVTINNFSHTWPSDVGVLLRGPGGQVCVLFNNAIGGSGGITGRTYTFDQTAATALPLTGFPPSGTYQPNNNGGTRAFTGLGAPPYNSNLNIFNGLSGTSLNGTWELFVQDFVGGDSGSIAGGWSLSITTTTNNGFICCCANPTVTPPTVAAAVIGSPYTQTITASGTTAPYTFAVVGGALPPGLSLNPTTGVISGTATAIGTFTFTVRVTDANGCITDRNYTIQVIAGAVPPVPPQACSTPIFTNGGIESLPTGGFGGAPISVLAPPFSSFGFNVTSTANFALAEDFTVPSGSTWTPTAVTLYAYQTGSPTSPSPITGVSLRLWDGPPGTSGTPLTALTPATITTNIFSGVYRVLDTTPTNNQRAIFATTVNWPVSFPTTLAPGTYWLEWTMTPVSGTLFYPPRAVFNGTENGRQRNGTTWATLIDSGAGLPVDVPFVICGTATPACTPSVINPSVSLAVASSTVVAPSCGPHGYSNDFLINAVFTNISTQTVSLAAFQVVELQESGGLPPSVPFRLLTADGATCTSGGLVGSIQSLPSSVILTPGQSITVTFRIALPSVRRFRFFVNVLGCATGGLNVRQAPPLKLEIDPAAIDKNPPRLPGRR from the coding sequence ATGCCTCTTAACTCACCTGCTTTGCCTTCCGCACACCGCCGAGGGCGGACGCCATGGCTGGCCGGACTAATCGCCCTGACGGCATTGGCCGGACTGACGGCGCTGCCGCTCGCACGGGTCAGCAGCGCCCCGCCGGTTGAAACCGGCAAGGAACGGCGCTTCCGACCGTCAGTTCCCTATGATTTCGCGGCGGATAGCCGAGGCTGCAAACTTATCACTCGTACCACCGGCGCTCGGAGAGAAGTGGAGCGCCTCGGCGCAACGTTGGTCGCCGACTACGGTGACTTTCAGGTTTACAACACCAGCCGCAGTGATGTGACGCCCTTCGGAAAGCTTGACGGCGTCGAGATGGCGCACGAGTTCAACATCGTCCACCTCAATGTGCCCATCAACACCACTTCGCGCGGCGCGCAGGAACTTTCGCGGCAACGGCTGCGCGGCGGCGGCAAGCATCTGCACGTTGTCCAGTTCGCCGGCCCAACGCGACGCGAATGGTTCACCGAACTGCTTCGCACCGGCGTTGAGGTCGTCAACTACCTGCCGCACAACGCCTACCTCGTCTATGGCGACGCAGCGAGCATTGAGCGCGTTGCGCGCCTTGGCGAGGGTCAGCGGACGACGGCGGACACGCTCGCCGGAAGCGGCGGCTTCAAGCAGTGGGACGGCCCCTATCTTGGCGCGTTCAAGCTTGACCCGGCGACGGCCGACGCGCCGGCGCGCGGGACGGCGCGCTACGCCGTTCAGCTCGTCGCCGACCCGTCGCAAAACGATGCGACGATTCGCCTAGCGGAAAGCTTCGCCGGGTCGAAGGCCGTCCAACTGTACCGGATCGCCAACTTCGTCAACTTCATCGTCGAGTTGCCGACCGACGCGCTGACGACGCTGGCCGCGCAGGAAGACGTGATTTCGATCATGCCCTACGCCGAGCCGACGCTGCTCGACGAACGGCAGAACCAAATCCTCATCAACAGCCTGACAAGCGGGATTCCCAACCTCTCCACGCCGTACGCCACGTTTCTGACGGCGGCCGGCTTCCCGGCGCTCAACTCGACCTTCACTTCGACCTTCGTGGTGGATGTCAGCGACGAAATGGTGGACATCGGCAACACGGTGACGGGATCCATCACCGCTCCGCCGGGCGGGCCGCCCAACCACACCAACAGCGGCCTCAACACCAGCCACTTTGCGCTCTATCGCGCCGGCGACATTACCGCGCCGAGCCGACTGGTCTATGCCAAATGGGAAAGCACGACCTTCCCAACGCCGGCGGCGGTTGACGTGCGCGGCTGCCGGATCGGCCACGGGACGCTCTGCGCGCACATCATCGGTGGGAATGTGCCGGCGTCGCTGCCACGCGCGCTGCCGCATGCGGAGAGCGCCGCGCCGAACTTCTACTACGGTCTCGGCGTTGCGCCTTTCGTCCGCATCGGCAGCTCGGCCATTTTCGGCAACGCCGGCGTGACCGGCGGCTTCACCAGCCCGAACTACAACGACATGCTGGCGCGGTCGTATCAATACGGCGCGCGCATCAGCTCAAATAGCTGGGGCGCAGCCGTTTCAGGGGCGTACACCACCGACTCGCAAGCCTACGACTTCCTCGTGCGCGACGCCCAGCGCCCCGCCTCAGTGTTCCCGACGCCCGGCAATCAGGAAATGGTCATCGTGTTTGCCGCCGGCAATAGCGGCCCCGGCTTGGGAACGGTTGGCTCACCCGGTACGGGGAAAAACGTCATCACCGTGGGCGGCAGCCAAAACACACGCACCACTGGTGAGAACGCGGAAAACTTAGCCGGCTTCTCCAGCCGTGGGCCCTGCGCCGACGGACGACGGAAGCCGGAAATCGTCGCCCCGGCGACAGCCGTCTCCGGCGGCGTTTTGCAGATCGGTACGCCGGACCCGACCGGATCCGGCAACGCCGACCCCTGCGTGACAAGCGCGTTGCTCCCGGGCACGACCGGCTACTACCGTTCATCCTCTGGAACGAGTTTCTCCTGCCCGGCCGTTGCGGGCGGTGCGGCGCTCGTGCGGCAGTACTTTCTGAACAATCCGGGACCGCCGTTCAACGGTACAGCCCCCAGTCCGGCGATGACCAAGGCGTACTTGATGAACTCCGCGCAGTACATGACCGGCACGGGCGCGGGCGATACGCTGTGGTCAAACAACCAAGGCATGGGACGCATGGCGCTTGATCGGGCGTTTGACACCGCCCCGCGCATCCTGCGCGACCAGGTGGCGGCGGACAAGTTCACTGCGTCAGGTCAGGTTCGGGTGCAGACTGTCGCGTTTCCGGCGTCGGGTCCGCTGCGCATTACGCTGGCGTGGACGGACGTGCCCGGCGCGACGACGGGCAGCGGCCCGCGTCTCGTCAACGACCTTGACCTTCAAGCCGTAGCCGGCGCGGATGTCTATCGCGGCAACAACTTTTCCGGCGCAAACTCGGTCACGGGCGGCAGCTTTGACCGACTGAACAACGCCGAAAGCATCTTCATTCCGGCGGGGACCTACGCGCCCGGCACGCCCGTCACCATTCAAGTACGGGCGTTCAACATTGCGGGCGACGGCGTGCCGGGGGACGCCGACCCGCTCGATCAGGACTACGCGCTGGTGATTTACAACGCCACGGCCACGGCGGGCGTACCGGTGCTCATCAATGGCGGCGCGACGATTCTGGCGGAAAGCTGCACGCCGGCGAACGGCGTTCTCGTGCCGGGTGAAACGGCGACGGTGCGGTTCGTCGTAGAAAACGCGGGCGGCGGCGCAAGCGGGCCGCTCACAGCGACCCTGACGAGCAGCGGCGCGTCGGGTATCACACCGGCCAGCCAGAGCGTGCCCTCGATTGCGCCGGGCGGCACGGGAACGGCCGACTTCAGTTTCACCGTGACAGCAAGCTGCGGCAGCGTCCTGACGCTCAACCTGACGCTGACCGATGGGGTCAACACTTACGGGCCGATCCCCTACACGTTCCAGATTGGCGTCTTCGCCCCGCCGACCTTCAGCAACCCGGCCGCCATCACGATTCCAACCTCCGGGACGGCGACGCCGTATCCATCCAACATCACGGTGTCGGGCTTGACCGGCTCTATCACGAAAGTCACCGTGACCATCAACAACTTCAGCCACACCTGGCCGAGTGATGTCGGCGTGTTGCTGCGCGGCCCCGGTGGGCAAGTCTGCGTACTGTTCAACAACGCCATTGGCGGATCGGGCGGCATAACCGGCCGGACGTACACCTTTGACCAGACGGCGGCGACGGCGCTGCCGCTGACCGGCTTCCCGCCGAGCGGGACGTACCAACCGAACAACAACGGCGGCACGCGAGCCTTCACCGGCCTGGGCGCTCCGCCCTACAACAGCAACTTGAATATCTTCAACGGCCTGTCGGGAACGAGCCTGAACGGCACTTGGGAGTTGTTTGTTCAGGACTTCGTTGGAGGCGACAGCGGCAGCATTGCCGGCGGCTGGTCGCTCAGCATCACCACCACGACCAACAACGGCTTTATCTGCTGCTGTGCGAATCCGACGGTGACGCCGCCGACGGTGGCCGCCGCCGTAATCGGCTCGCCCTACACGCAAACGATTACCGCCAGCGGAACGACCGCGCCCTACACGTTTGCCGTCGTCGGCGGCGCGCTGCCGCCCGGATTGTCGCTCAACCCCACGACGGGTGTCATTTCGGGGACAGCGACGGCGATTGGGACGTTCACCTTCACGGTGCGCGTCACTGACGCCAACGGCTGCATCACGGATCGGAACTACACGATTCAGGTCATTGCCGGGGCCGTGCCGCCCGTGCCGCCGCAAGCCTGCTCAACGCCCATCTTCACCAACGGCGGGATTGAAAGCCTGCCGACCGGCGGCTTCGGCGGCGCGCCGATCAGCGTGCTGGCCCCGCCCTTCAGCAGCTTTGGTTTCAACGTGACTTCAACCGCCAACTTTGCGCTGGCGGAAGACTTCACCGTGCCGAGCGGCTCAACCTGGACGCCCACGGCCGTGACGCTCTACGCCTATCAGACGGGGTCGCCTACGTCGCCCTCGCCCATCACCGGCGTCAGCCTGCGGCTGTGGGACGGCCCGCCCGGCACAAGCGGCACGCCGCTTACAGCTCTGACGCCGGCGACCATCACGACGAATATCTTCAGCGGGGTGTATCGCGTGCTGGACACCACGCCGACGAACAATCAGCGGGCAATCTTTGCCACGACGGTGAACTGGCCGGTGTCGTTCCCGACGACGCTTGCGCCGGGGACCTACTGGCTCGAATGGACGATGACGCCGGTGAGCGGGACGCTCTTCTACCCGCCGCGCGCCGTCTTCAACGGCACGGAAAACGGGCGGCAGCGCAACGGAACGACGTGGGCGACCCTGATTGACTCGGGAGCAGGCCTGCCGGTGGATGTACCGTTCGTCATCTGCGGGACGGCAACGCCGGCCTGTACGCCGTCGGTCATCAATCCGAGCGTGTCGCTCGCCGTGGCGTCGAGCACGGTGGTTGCGCCGAGCTGCGGCCCGCACGGCTACAGCAACGATTTCCTGATCAACGCGGTGTTCACCAACATCAGCACCCAGACAGTGTCGCTGGCGGCCTTCCAGGTTGTCGAGTTGCAGGAATCGGGTGGTCTGCCGCCGTCTGTGCCGTTCCGGCTGCTGACGGCGGACGGCGCGACCTGCACAAGTGGCGGACTCGTTGGCTCTATTCAGTCGTTGCCGTCGAGCGTTATCCTGACGCCAGGGCAGAGCATTACGGTGACGTTCCGTATTGCTCTGCCGTCGGTGCGGCGCTTCCGTTTCTTCGTCAACGTGCTAGGTTGCGCCACGGGCGGCTTGAACGTGAGACAAGCGCCGCCACTGAAACTGGAGATTGACCCGGCGGCGATTGATAAGAACCCACCCCGCCTGCCCGGACGGCGCTAA
- a CDS encoding ABC transporter permease — MPNDIPPSAPATALGRRSAQPRSWRRIGCIYAKEMRETLRDKRVLFGVFISPLLVTPLLLFVIGYFANRKAAEDKAEVLTVAVVGAPTALRMALERDGSLAVMPAAADNNHVETLVQRRTVRVALIAPPDSEQILAANGTLPLELVFDPSNEKSLSAMRRVQDALDEFNRATTGERLKRLNLDPSLVTPTTLNKRSVASDKNIGGLVLGALLPYLVVMTAAFGGMTSAFDLGAGEKERGTMETLLVSPATRTEIVLGKTLAITTVSFASAVFTIIGLVGSFAIGLSYFAQVTQGKIAVSYSAVAVMTLVTLPLTLFTSSLLMILSSFARNQKEAQSYSLPFVMVVILPATLSLFVGDENPLAMSLIPLFNCALAIKQALTGSLTVGFFALTFLSSALYAALATAVCTALFNREEILFRS, encoded by the coding sequence ATGCCCAACGACATACCACCGTCCGCCCCTGCGACAGCCCTGGGCCGCCGGTCTGCTCAGCCGCGTTCTTGGCGGCGCATCGGCTGTATTTACGCCAAGGAAATGCGCGAAACCCTCCGTGACAAGCGGGTTTTGTTCGGCGTCTTCATCTCGCCGCTGCTTGTCACACCGCTTTTGTTATTTGTGATTGGGTACTTCGCCAATCGGAAAGCTGCTGAAGACAAGGCGGAAGTGCTCACTGTCGCCGTCGTCGGCGCACCTACTGCGCTTCGAATGGCGCTGGAACGCGACGGCTCGCTTGCGGTGATGCCTGCCGCCGCCGACAACAACCATGTGGAGACGCTTGTTCAACGGCGTACGGTGCGCGTCGCCCTCATTGCGCCACCCGACAGCGAACAAATCCTAGCCGCCAACGGAACGCTCCCGCTGGAACTTGTTTTCGACCCGTCCAACGAAAAATCCCTTTCGGCGATGCGGCGCGTTCAGGACGCGCTGGACGAATTCAACCGCGCGACAACCGGCGAACGCCTAAAGCGGCTCAATCTTGATCCGTCGCTGGTGACGCCGACGACGCTCAACAAACGCAGTGTGGCTTCAGATAAAAACATCGGCGGTTTGGTGCTTGGCGCGCTCCTACCCTACCTCGTTGTTATGACGGCGGCGTTCGGCGGTATGACCAGCGCCTTCGATCTAGGGGCCGGCGAGAAAGAGCGCGGCACGATGGAAACGCTGCTGGTGTCGCCGGCTACGCGCACGGAAATCGTTTTGGGCAAAACCCTAGCCATCACCACCGTCAGCTTCGCTTCAGCGGTGTTCACCATCATTGGTCTGGTTGGATCGTTCGCCATCGGGTTGAGCTACTTTGCGCAGGTGACGCAGGGGAAAATCGCCGTTTCGTACTCGGCCGTCGCCGTGATGACGCTTGTCACGCTGCCGCTAACGCTGTTTACGTCGTCGCTCCTAATGATCCTGTCGTCATTTGCGCGCAACCAAAAGGAAGCGCAGTCCTATTCGCTGCCATTCGTCATGGTGGTTATCCTCCCGGCGACGCTGTCACTGTTTGTCGGGGATGAAAATCCGCTTGCGATGAGCCTTATCCCGTTGTTCAACTGCGCGCTAGCCATCAAGCAAGCGCTCACTGGATCGCTGACCGTTGGCTTTTTCGCGCTCACGTTCCTGTCGTCGGCTCTCTATGCGGCGTTGGCGACGGCGGTGTGTACGGCGCTGTTCAACCGTGAGGAAATTCTGTTCCGCTCCTGA
- a CDS encoding peptidylprolyl isomerase, with translation MKKSLIIFVFVCLAATGALVAQSYLTKPKPPITLTTADINAYLADLPAGNLAGLRDDPKGKEEFRKQIARSLAIVAEAEQRGLFQKPEVRSQLDLAYAQIVGEMWKRRSEGKDKAVTKEDIEAFYRERPTAFEDFLTQNPQFRQFPKMDELKEKYGELQVTRMRGEAAGVNKTTAFQLQWRLLQANLVGNEIITKLQENAKPSDEEIEAYYKAHPAEFEEYKASHILISTTPATAPPDAKKPNKPLTEAEARAKAESLIKQLQGGADFAKLAEQHSDDLVSKKQGGDLGYFREGMMVTPFFEAVKALQVGATSTTPVQTQYGFHIIKLVDKRTKALDEPTKREIAEKLRQRRVEAKLDELVTRYRIVVPNDFTVPPAPVS, from the coding sequence ATGAAAAAGTCGCTGATCATCTTTGTTTTTGTTTGTTTGGCGGCAACTGGCGCGCTGGTCGCCCAAAGTTACCTAACCAAGCCTAAACCACCCATCACCCTGACGACGGCCGACATCAACGCCTATTTGGCTGACTTACCGGCAGGCAACCTTGCCGGACTGCGCGATGACCCCAAGGGTAAGGAAGAGTTTCGCAAGCAAATTGCTCGCTCACTGGCGATTGTCGCGGAAGCTGAACAACGCGGTCTGTTCCAAAAACCCGAAGTCAGGAGCCAACTCGATCTTGCTTACGCGCAGATTGTGGGCGAAATGTGGAAGCGCCGCTCAGAAGGCAAGGACAAGGCCGTGACCAAGGAAGACATTGAGGCCTTTTACCGTGAGCGTCCGACAGCGTTTGAGGATTTTTTGACGCAAAACCCACAGTTTCGCCAGTTCCCCAAAATGGACGAACTGAAGGAAAAATACGGCGAACTTCAAGTCACCCGCATGCGCGGGGAAGCCGCCGGCGTCAATAAAACCACCGCCTTTCAACTTCAGTGGCGTTTGCTTCAGGCCAATCTCGTCGGCAACGAAATCATCACCAAGCTTCAGGAAAACGCCAAACCTTCGGACGAGGAGATTGAGGCCTACTACAAAGCGCATCCGGCGGAGTTTGAGGAATACAAGGCCAGCCACATCTTGATTTCCACGACACCGGCGACCGCACCCCCTGATGCCAAAAAGCCGAATAAGCCACTGACAGAAGCCGAAGCGCGCGCCAAAGCCGAAAGCCTCATTAAGCAACTTCAGGGTGGAGCGGATTTCGCCAAGTTGGCTGAACAGCACTCGGATGATCTTGTCTCGAAGAAACAAGGCGGTGATTTGGGTTACTTCCGTGAAGGGATGATGGTAACACCCTTTTTTGAAGCCGTGAAGGCGCTTCAGGTCGGTGCTACTTCGACCACGCCGGTCCAAACCCAGTACGGCTTCCACATCATCAAGTTGGTAGACAAACGTACCAAGGCGCTTGATGAACCGACCAAGCGTGAGATCGCCGAAAAGCTCCGCCAGCGCAGAGTGGAAGCCAAGCTGGATGAGTTGGTCACCCGGTACAGGATTGTCGTTCCAAACGATTTCACCGTTCCCCCTGCCCCTGTTTCATAA
- a CDS encoding Holliday junction resolvase RecU: MTTRGQQRGAERGSGFQEAINRTNEAYEQLGRACITRKAIPGKYVVPKSCRRRGLVVPPMPALAHLKTGDAVPATILRQTWQEEQASDLRAFVPESRGEPDYGGVMAPTGRGIFYDAKTTKRDLLDFDNLHPHQVTFLERMGACGAVAGFLVEFAGHRSVFFIPIQLVTCFRAARQRKSIPYRFCAEHLTPVEPGRGLVIYDYLTAIERQEQVYGVNYSRLTLEVLCGSSLP; encoded by the coding sequence ATGACGACGCGCGGACAACAACGCGGCGCCGAGCGGGGAAGCGGATTTCAGGAGGCCATTAACCGCACAAACGAGGCGTATGAACAACTCGGACGCGCGTGCATCACACGCAAAGCGATTCCGGGCAAATACGTTGTGCCCAAGAGTTGCCGCCGGCGGGGGTTAGTGGTTCCTCCGATGCCGGCGCTGGCCCATCTGAAAACAGGGGACGCTGTGCCAGCGACGATATTGAGACAAACTTGGCAAGAGGAACAGGCGAGTGACCTCCGCGCGTTTGTGCCGGAGTCACGCGGTGAACCGGATTACGGCGGCGTGATGGCGCCGACCGGCCGCGGCATTTTCTACGACGCCAAGACGACGAAACGTGACCTGCTGGACTTTGACAACCTGCATCCGCATCAGGTGACGTTCTTAGAGCGAATGGGTGCCTGTGGGGCTGTGGCGGGGTTTCTCGTGGAGTTCGCCGGCCACCGGTCGGTGTTTTTCATTCCGATTCAGCTCGTGACATGCTTTCGTGCAGCCCGGCAGCGGAAGAGCATTCCCTACCGGTTCTGTGCAGAACATCTGACGCCGGTTGAGCCGGGGCGCGGACTGGTCATCTACGATTACCTCACAGCCATCGAGCGCCAAGAGCAAGTCTATGGGGTGAACTACAGCCGTCTTACGCTGGAGGTGTTATGTGGCAGTTCATTGCCGTGA
- a CDS encoding response regulator, which translates to MPKPSILIADDEELLCELYAELLSPEYAVVVARDGREALEKALTLPGLRGLLTDVRMPGVNGLQLTLEVLAQRPEVRAIIMSGTDITAHVRRMFPPDRVAFLVKPFELDALQQAVWRMFGRR; encoded by the coding sequence GTGCCAAAACCGAGTATCCTGATCGCCGACGACGAAGAACTGCTGTGTGAACTCTACGCCGAGTTGCTGTCACCGGAGTACGCCGTCGTCGTGGCGCGTGACGGACGGGAAGCGTTGGAGAAAGCTCTCACGTTGCCAGGCTTACGGGGCCTGCTGACGGACGTGCGTATGCCTGGCGTCAACGGTCTGCAGCTTACGTTGGAAGTACTGGCGCAGCGCCCGGAAGTACGCGCCATCATCATGTCTGGGACGGACATCACAGCGCATGTGCGCCGGATGTTTCCGCCTGATCGCGTAGCCTTTTTGGTCAAGCCGTTTGAGTTAGACGCCTTGCAACAAGCTGTTTGGCGGATGTTTGGACGCAGGTGA
- a CDS encoding metallophosphoesterase — MPLARILNRTTAKHPRSLKQRDALIEFTADLIERANLEIKETYRFQIDRQDIVIAGLPDDFHGFTIAQLSDIHHSPYLPLERLEEAVAETNALHPDMIVLTGDYVTHTARYVEPCAACLGRLRARFGVFAVLGNHDVWVGASVVTQAFERHGIPVLNNANIPLYIGGRFIYLCGLGDTTTRNHDLVAALKGTRRQDVRILLSHNPNIIKEASLAECDLVLSGHTHGGQVNLPIIGAPISYNRHGKQYTRGWARMRKTQIYVNRGLGTIFLPIRYQCPPEISLLRLVRPAADENRT, encoded by the coding sequence ATGCCGCTTGCCCGTATTCTCAACCGCACCACCGCCAAGCATCCGCGTAGCCTCAAGCAGCGCGACGCCCTGATTGAATTCACGGCGGATCTCATCGAGCGCGCCAACCTCGAAATCAAGGAAACCTATCGTTTCCAGATTGACCGCCAAGACATCGTAATTGCCGGCCTGCCGGATGATTTTCATGGGTTCACCATCGCGCAGCTTTCCGACATTCACCACAGCCCGTACCTGCCACTGGAACGTCTTGAGGAAGCGGTCGCCGAAACCAACGCGCTGCACCCGGACATGATTGTGCTGACTGGGGATTATGTGACGCATACAGCGCGCTATGTGGAACCGTGTGCCGCCTGTTTAGGGAGGCTGCGGGCACGGTTCGGCGTGTTCGCCGTCTTGGGCAATCATGACGTCTGGGTGGGCGCTTCCGTCGTCACGCAGGCTTTTGAGCGGCACGGTATCCCGGTGCTGAACAACGCCAATATCCCGCTCTACATTGGCGGCCGGTTTATCTACTTGTGTGGTTTGGGCGATACCACGACGCGCAATCACGACCTCGTTGCAGCGCTCAAGGGTACACGACGACAAGACGTGCGCATCCTGCTGTCGCATAACCCCAACATCATCAAGGAGGCCTCGCTCGCCGAGTGCGATTTGGTGCTGTCTGGGCATACGCACGGCGGCCAAGTCAACCTGCCAATCATTGGAGCGCCGATTTCCTACAATCGTCACGGAAAGCAATACACACGCGGTTGGGCGCGAATGAGAAAGACTCAGATATATGTCAACCGCGGGCTGGGAACAATCTTTCTGCCGATTCGCTACCAGTGCCCACCGGAAATTTCTTTGCTCCGTCTTGTCCGACCGGCGGCGGATGAAAATCGAACCTGA
- the mce gene encoding methylmalonyl-CoA epimerase, producing the protein MKVDHLGIAVESIEKALNFYQTALGLTLTHTEVVEEQGVRVAMLPIGESRIELLEPTGPDTPVGKFIAKRGGGIHHVCVGVDDIEAALQRLKAAGVPLIDETPRVGAEGCLVAFVHPKGTGGVLVELSQKMTLQPTAAEENAG; encoded by the coding sequence ATGAAAGTTGACCATCTCGGCATCGCCGTCGAATCCATCGAAAAGGCGCTGAACTTCTATCAGACAGCGCTTGGCCTTACACTTACCCATACTGAAGTCGTCGAAGAGCAAGGCGTTCGTGTCGCGATGCTGCCGATTGGCGAAAGCCGAATCGAGCTACTTGAGCCGACCGGTCCCGACACGCCCGTAGGTAAGTTCATCGCTAAGCGCGGCGGCGGCATTCACCATGTCTGCGTCGGCGTGGACGACATTGAAGCCGCCCTGCAGCGCCTTAAGGCGGCGGGCGTTCCGTTGATTGACGAGACGCCGCGCGTCGGCGCAGAAGGCTGCCTTGTGGCGTTCGTTCACCCAAAAGGGACGGGTGGCGTGCTGGTTGAACTTTCCCAGAAGATGACGCTGCAACCCACTGCAGCAGAAGAGAACGCCGGTTGA